One Gimesia aquarii DNA segment encodes these proteins:
- a CDS encoding tripartite tricarboxylate transporter substrate-binding protein — translation MNQRAMRYATVGLKPLLLLSLLWGGCSSSSVENYPDRPISIICPWSVGGATDRTSRQLAVFLEQELGVPVNVINATGGRGVTGHSRGLKARPDGYTLAIITGELNMLHWQDLTSLTHQDAIPIMSLVDGAAAVFVKKDSPFQSMQELQDFVKENPGKLTATGTASGGIWHLALAGWLDFSGLNADDIKWIPMNGAGPSLQELASGGVDLVCCSLPEAKTLYESGQVRCLGVMAEESLAEFQDVPTFRSQGMDWSISGWNGLALPVGTPPPIVDKISKVVKKITSGETTLQGKTFPELMQAAGLSTKYRANDEYAQFLKTNDKTLGKLLTSDAFSQMSSRGTGPLVFPGLLAVAICVILGCLGVQKKVHALAPDVSKDTVTKQGVVNTVLILLGIVAYLLFAEELGFILTAGAILFLLLWKLGTRWWMSALITLLFIPGIYTLFAQLLRVPLPQGVLGW, via the coding sequence ATGAATCAACGTGCGATGCGCTACGCGACAGTTGGATTAAAGCCCCTGCTACTGCTTTCTCTCCTTTGGGGAGGCTGTTCTTCCAGTTCGGTCGAAAATTATCCAGATCGGCCGATTTCCATCATCTGTCCCTGGTCTGTCGGCGGAGCGACAGATCGCACCTCACGTCAGTTGGCTGTGTTTCTGGAGCAGGAACTGGGAGTTCCCGTTAATGTGATCAACGCGACGGGAGGACGTGGAGTCACCGGTCATAGCCGTGGCTTAAAGGCCCGTCCTGATGGATATACCCTGGCCATCATCACCGGCGAATTAAATATGTTGCATTGGCAGGATCTGACATCGCTGACGCACCAGGATGCGATTCCGATTATGTCGCTTGTGGATGGTGCGGCTGCGGTTTTTGTGAAAAAAGATTCTCCCTTTCAGAGCATGCAGGAACTGCAGGATTTTGTAAAAGAGAATCCCGGAAAATTAACGGCAACGGGAACAGCCAGCGGTGGAATCTGGCATCTTGCATTAGCAGGCTGGCTTGATTTCAGTGGTTTGAACGCAGACGACATTAAATGGATTCCCATGAATGGAGCTGGTCCCTCTTTGCAGGAGCTGGCCAGTGGCGGAGTGGATTTAGTGTGTTGCAGTCTGCCGGAAGCGAAGACGTTGTACGAGTCTGGTCAGGTGCGCTGCCTGGGTGTGATGGCTGAAGAATCGCTGGCCGAGTTCCAGGACGTTCCTACATTTCGTTCACAGGGTATGGATTGGTCGATCTCAGGTTGGAATGGACTGGCGTTGCCTGTGGGAACCCCTCCGCCCATTGTTGATAAAATCTCGAAGGTCGTCAAAAAAATCACCAGCGGTGAAACAACCTTGCAGGGGAAAACATTTCCCGAACTCATGCAAGCTGCCGGCTTGAGTACGAAGTATCGAGCCAATGATGAGTACGCACAGTTCCTGAAAACCAATGATAAAACGCTGGGGAAACTGTTAACCAGCGATGCGTTTTCTCAGATGTCATCTCGGGGAACTGGTCCACTCGTCTTTCCCGGATTATTGGCAGTGGCTATCTGTGTGATTTTAGGTTGCCTGGGAGTTCAGAAAAAAGTTCATGCCCTCGCCCCCGATGTGTCAAAGGATACGGTAACGAAGCAGGGAGTGGTGAATACCGTGTTGATCCTGTTGGGAATCGTAGCTTATTTGCTGTTTGCGGAAGAGCTTGGCTTTATTCTCACTGCTGGAGCGATTCTCTTTCTATTGTTATGGAAATTGGGAACGCGCTGGTGGATGAGCGCATTGATCACACTCCTGTTTATTCCGGGAATTTATACATTGTTTGCCCAGCTCTTGCGCGTCCCTTTACCGCAGGGCGTTTTAGGTTGGTAG